A single Anabrus simplex isolate iqAnaSimp1 chromosome 10, ASM4041472v1, whole genome shotgun sequence DNA region contains:
- the LOC136882450 gene encoding putative mediator of RNA polymerase II transcription subunit 17 — MDGRKPRYAESVATGSGAVVGGILGGLGGLVGGLVAGKPGREFVSSSVAKVTGGVAGAVGGVVGGVIDGVCEGSLPGVVTGGISGAANGLANGSKAGEYVVDRTGRSK, encoded by the coding sequence ATGGACGGAAGAAAGCCTCGCTATGCTGAGTCTGTGGCCACGGGGAGTGGTGCGGTTGTAGGTGGTATTCTCGGTGGTTTAGGAGGTCTGGTTGGAGGCTTAGTTGCAGGCAAGCCGGGAAGAGAGTTTGTTTCCTCTTCCGTGGCCAAGGTAACGGGAGGAGTAGCAGGAGCTGTTGGTGGGGTAGTTGGTGGTGTCATCGACGGCGTATGTGAGGGTAGTTTACCTGGAGTTGTGACAGGTGGCATCAGCGGAGCGGCCAATGGACTGGCAAATGGTTCTAAGGCAGGGGAATATGTTGTGGATCGTACCGGGAGATCCAAGTAA